One genomic window of Sulfurovum lithotrophicum includes the following:
- a CDS encoding DUF309 domain-containing protein, whose amino-acid sequence MLTMNEDLEDALKQYIILLDKGEYFDAHEVLEEAWHPLRLKKDPLANLAKGLINGAVAFEHLKLNKSNASEKARKVMTSYEKHKEIYSDEIRYAILFKAACIKIEELKSAYPEVWY is encoded by the coding sequence ATGCTGACCATGAACGAAGACCTTGAGGATGCGCTGAAACAGTACATCATACTGCTGGATAAGGGGGAATACTTTGATGCGCATGAAGTACTGGAAGAAGCCTGGCACCCCCTGCGTCTGAAAAAGGACCCTCTGGCAAACCTTGCCAAAGGCCTGATCAACGGTGCCGTTGCTTTTGAACATTTGAAGCTCAATAAAAGTAATGCAAGTGAAAAGGCGCGCAAGGTCATGACATCCTACGAGAAGCATAAAGAGATTTATTCAGATGAGATAAGGTATGCGATCCTGTTTAAAGCTGCCTGTATTAAGATTGAAGAGTTGAAAAGCGCATATCCGGAAGTGTGGTACTGA
- a CDS encoding molybdopterin synthase catalytic subunit, which yields MELYNGPLDVKEIFGRWLDEEAQSNYGAYIPFVGTIRAEEEIEALSFDIYEPVLQKWFDEWQEKARARGAVVKMAHAIGDVPVHTSSYVSAVFSPKRRVALELIEEFVEDFKANAPIWKYDVKNGERIYAEDRSTPMDGAGLLA from the coding sequence ATGGAACTGTATAACGGTCCCTTGGATGTCAAAGAGATCTTTGGAAGGTGGCTGGATGAAGAGGCCCAGTCCAACTACGGTGCGTATATTCCTTTTGTGGGAACGATACGTGCAGAAGAGGAGATAGAAGCGCTCAGTTTCGATATCTATGAACCGGTACTTCAGAAGTGGTTCGATGAGTGGCAGGAGAAAGCGAGGGCACGGGGAGCAGTGGTCAAAATGGCACATGCGATCGGTGATGTGCCCGTCCACACCTCTTCGTATGTTTCCGCGGTATTCTCTCCCAAACGCCGTGTGGCACTGGAGCTGATAGAAGAATTTGTAGAAGATTTCAAAGCCAATGCGCCGATCTGGAAATATGATGTGAAGAACGGTGAACGTATCTATGCAGAAGATCGGAGTACACCGATGGACGGAGCAGGGTTGCTGGCGTAA
- the lsrK gene encoding autoinducer-2 kinase, whose protein sequence is MQYLMAIDAGTGSIRAVIFDTKGNQISASQQEWTHIEEEGVPNSMTFDTEHNWVLVTACIRDALDQARLQGSDIAAVSATSMREGIVLYDENGEALWGVANVDARAAEEVRYLKEQFPDIEEAFYALSGQTFALGALPRILWLKNNRPKLYEKVASVSMIGDWILAKLSGIIATDPSNGGTTGIFSLKERTWVPSMAEKVGLKADIFPPVLEPGTAIGSVTDDAADKTGLSTATKVVMGGGDVQLGSAGLGVVKEGQVAILGGSFWQQVVNIKSDTPPPENMGIRVNPHVVEGLSQAEGITFFSGLIMRWFRDAFCDLEKLEAENSDRDAYAILEEKAKTVPVGSYGIIPIFSDSMKYGKWYHAAPSFINLSIDPEICNKASMFRSLEENACIVSEINLEKVKAFTGLDFEEIVFAGGASKGELWCQILSDVTGCRIRIPTVTEATALGAAMAAGAGTGIYESIPKAAQQLVTWDKTYHPNMDHHRGYREIAEKWQKVYAAQLALVDLGLTTSMWKAPGV, encoded by the coding sequence ATGCAATACCTCATGGCGATCGATGCGGGAACAGGAAGTATCAGAGCAGTCATCTTCGATACAAAAGGCAATCAGATCTCCGCTTCGCAGCAAGAGTGGACACACATAGAGGAGGAAGGCGTACCGAACAGTATGACCTTCGATACGGAACACAACTGGGTACTGGTGACTGCCTGCATCAGGGATGCGCTTGATCAGGCACGGCTTCAGGGAAGTGATATCGCCGCTGTGAGTGCGACCAGTATGCGTGAGGGGATCGTACTTTATGATGAAAACGGAGAAGCCCTCTGGGGTGTGGCCAATGTCGATGCCAGAGCTGCCGAAGAAGTAAGATATCTCAAAGAGCAGTTCCCGGACATTGAAGAAGCATTCTATGCCCTGTCCGGACAAACTTTTGCACTGGGCGCACTGCCCAGAATTCTATGGCTGAAGAACAATCGGCCCAAACTTTATGAGAAAGTCGCTTCCGTATCGATGATAGGGGACTGGATACTGGCAAAACTCTCCGGCATCATTGCAACAGACCCCAGTAACGGCGGGACCACCGGTATCTTCTCTCTTAAAGAGCGCACGTGGGTACCCTCCATGGCAGAGAAGGTTGGACTGAAAGCCGATATCTTCCCTCCCGTACTCGAACCCGGTACCGCCATCGGCAGCGTCACGGATGATGCCGCTGATAAAACCGGACTTTCCACGGCTACAAAAGTAGTGATGGGTGGAGGTGATGTGCAGCTTGGTTCTGCCGGACTGGGTGTGGTCAAAGAAGGGCAGGTTGCCATCCTTGGCGGTTCTTTCTGGCAACAGGTGGTCAACATCAAAAGCGACACCCCTCCACCGGAAAATATGGGTATCCGTGTCAATCCACACGTAGTCGAAGGACTCTCCCAGGCTGAGGGGATCACCTTTTTCAGTGGGCTGATCATGCGCTGGTTCAGGGATGCTTTTTGTGATCTGGAAAAACTGGAAGCTGAGAACAGTGACAGGGATGCCTATGCGATCCTCGAAGAAAAAGCCAAAACCGTACCGGTCGGATCCTACGGGATCATACCCATTTTTTCCGACAGTATGAAGTATGGCAAATGGTACCATGCAGCCCCTTCCTTCATCAACCTTTCTATCGATCCGGAAATATGCAATAAAGCCTCCATGTTCAGAAGCCTCGAAGAGAACGCCTGTATCGTCTCGGAGATCAACCTGGAAAAGGTCAAAGCCTTTACCGGCCTGGACTTTGAGGAGATCGTCTTTGCCGGAGGAGCAAGCAAAGGGGAACTCTGGTGCCAGATACTTTCAGATGTCACAGGGTGCCGCATCAGGATTCCCACTGTGACCGAAGCAACCGCACTGGGCGCAGCAATGGCTGCGGGTGCCGGTACAGGCATCTATGAGAGCATTCCCAAAGCGGCTCAGCAGCTGGTGACCTGGGACAAGACGTATCATCCCAATATGGATCACCACAGGGGATATAGGGAAATAGCAGAAAAATGGCAGAAAGTCTATGCAGCGCAGCTTGCCCTGGTGGACCTGGGGCTGACAACATCCATGTGGAAAGCACCGGGAGTTTAG
- a CDS encoding TraR/DksA family transcriptional regulator, which translates to MTQEEKENIRTKIEEDIETLKEQISTLEEKVKPISPDCSLGRLTRLEAMGEQHVNNKILDESKVRLTRLRNALLRIDKPMFGICIECEEEIGTGRMSVRPESVRCVACAGNH; encoded by the coding sequence ATGACACAAGAAGAAAAAGAAAATATACGCACAAAGATAGAAGAAGACATCGAAACGCTCAAAGAGCAGATCAGCACACTCGAAGAGAAGGTCAAACCCATTTCTCCGGACTGTTCACTGGGACGACTCACCCGGCTCGAAGCGATGGGTGAACAGCATGTCAACAACAAGATACTCGACGAGTCAAAGGTCCGGCTCACCAGACTCCGGAATGCCCTGCTTCGTATCGACAAACCGATGTTCGGTATCTGTATAGAGTGTGAAGAGGAGATAGGCACAGGCCGGATGTCCGTACGTCCGGAAAGTGTCAGATGTGTAGCATGTGCGGGAAATCATTAA
- a CDS encoding translation initiation factor SUI1 — MAKSKKNLFEMGSDLGDGWQSDNKSKQSSKEKTEIKTPDKHRLHFAREKRRGKTVTIVKPFFLEEDALKKLLKTLKSKLSTGGTVRNDTLEFQGEVQEPLRTLLGEQGYRFRI, encoded by the coding sequence ATGGCAAAATCAAAGAAAAATCTGTTTGAAATGGGTAGCGATCTTGGTGATGGCTGGCAGTCAGACAACAAAAGTAAACAGAGCAGCAAAGAGAAAACCGAAATCAAAACACCCGATAAACACCGCTTGCATTTCGCCAGGGAAAAACGGCGAGGAAAGACCGTAACGATTGTCAAGCCTTTCTTTCTGGAAGAAGATGCACTCAAAAAGCTTCTCAAAACACTCAAGTCCAAACTGAGCACAGGCGGTACGGTCAGAAACGACACGCTCGAATTCCAGGGAGAAGTACAGGAGCCTCTGCGCACCCTGCTTGGGGAACAGGGATACAGATTCAGGATATGA
- a CDS encoding MqnA/MqnD/SBP family protein, whose amino-acid sequence MLFGSISYLNLLPFQLFLKRYLKSSSAKMAFRYKRAVPSQINRSLKRKEVNAAFISSIESRKFGCTDLGIIADKKVYSVLLREGEDQYDPASATSNRLAKVLGLKGRVLIGDAALKYYLGGGEGIDLAEAWYEKTGLPFVFARLCYNKNGVQVENLAKQFARTKVRIPQYILKKEAKQRGITPKQLTWYLEQIYYTMGYREKRSLKKFLNT is encoded by the coding sequence ATGCTATTTGGTTCTATCAGCTATCTAAACCTTCTCCCTTTCCAGCTCTTTCTCAAACGCTACCTCAAAAGTTCCTCGGCAAAAATGGCTTTCCGCTATAAACGTGCTGTTCCCTCACAGATCAATAGGTCACTCAAAAGGAAAGAGGTCAATGCCGCTTTCATTTCATCAATCGAATCCAGAAAGTTCGGATGTACGGACCTGGGCATCATCGCAGATAAAAAAGTCTACAGTGTCTTGCTGCGGGAGGGAGAAGACCAATATGATCCCGCTTCCGCCACATCCAACCGACTGGCAAAAGTACTGGGTCTCAAAGGCAGGGTACTCATAGGTGATGCTGCACTCAAGTATTACCTGGGCGGAGGTGAAGGCATAGACCTTGCAGAGGCATGGTATGAAAAAACAGGTCTGCCCTTTGTCTTTGCCAGACTATGCTATAACAAAAACGGAGTACAGGTGGAAAACCTGGCAAAGCAGTTTGCCCGTACAAAAGTACGTATCCCGCAGTATATCTTGAAAAAAGAAGCGAAACAGAGAGGGATCACCCCCAAACAGCTCACCTGGTATCTGGAACAGATCTATTATACGATGGGATACAGGGAGAAGAGGTCTTTAAAAAAGTTTTTGAACACGTAG
- a CDS encoding LexA family transcriptional regulator, producing the protein MVNFNEIIEKLKDVISETKIGGKVFDKDVAQALNIPQATFATMKKRNSIPYEEILEFCALKKISVNWLFFDQAVDMLKEQTEKFFQVRYFSDIRASAGGGAEVFDENYETITVDEKIMHNMVGVGNTELEAIHVDGESMEPTLQDGSIVFVDRNQTNINKDGIFIASTTAGLFIKRIRQRADGMVELISDNKAYSPEVLAPDEVSIVGKVVGNIESL; encoded by the coding sequence ATGGTGAATTTCAATGAAATAATAGAAAAACTCAAAGATGTGATCTCTGAAACGAAGATCGGAGGGAAGGTCTTTGACAAAGATGTCGCCCAGGCGCTTAATATCCCCCAGGCAACCTTTGCCACAATGAAAAAAAGGAATTCCATTCCTTACGAAGAGATACTCGAGTTCTGTGCCCTTAAAAAGATATCAGTCAACTGGCTCTTCTTTGACCAGGCGGTCGATATGCTCAAGGAGCAGACAGAAAAGTTCTTTCAGGTACGCTACTTCTCTGACATACGGGCAAGCGCGGGCGGCGGGGCGGAAGTTTTTGATGAGAATTACGAAACGATCACTGTTGATGAGAAGATCATGCACAATATGGTAGGGGTGGGAAACACAGAGCTTGAAGCCATTCATGTGGATGGTGAGTCAATGGAACCGACACTGCAGGATGGCTCCATCGTGTTTGTAGACAGGAACCAGACTAATATCAACAAAGACGGCATTTTCATCGCTTCAACCACTGCAGGACTTTTCATCAAGCGTATCCGCCAGAGAGCGGATGGAATGGTGGAGCTCATCTCGGATAATAAAGCCTACTCTCCCGAAGTGCTGGCGCCGGATGAGGTCAGTATTGTGGGGAAAGTCGTTGGGAATATTGAATCGCTTTGA
- a CDS encoding molybdopterin molybdotransferase MoeA has product MIHFDESMTLLEGLQIEKYKTKKLYIMEAQGYVLAEDVVADHNSPEFPTAAMDGYALNHDDIAMGRLKIASINPAGSALKDEVIGGTCIKTFTGSLMPKGADTLIPIENVEVDDDEIIIKEEVPQGFSVREVGENYAKGQKLIEAGTKIDFPQIGVMAGLNIVSVMVYEKPTVAVLSTGSELLDLGEVQTNDAQIRSSNNYTVEAIVRKYDGIPMQLGCIKDDKASIQKAMAEALEKSDIVVTTGGVSVGDFDFVKDVITELGCEVVFKGVRIKPGQHIVVARKGDKFIVGLPGFAYSSTVTALLYVVPLIEKLQRGKSSLKKVKAKLKEPFIKRAKKAEFTACNVSLLQGEYYVDFKGKKVGTSAILTNMLGNVALLVTSEDDTSKGVGDEVDVLLLA; this is encoded by the coding sequence ATGATACACTTTGATGAATCGATGACACTCCTTGAGGGGCTGCAGATCGAGAAGTACAAAACAAAAAAACTCTATATCATGGAGGCGCAGGGGTATGTCCTGGCAGAAGATGTGGTGGCTGACCACAACTCTCCGGAATTCCCGACAGCAGCCATGGACGGCTATGCCCTGAATCATGATGATATAGCCATGGGCAGGCTCAAGATAGCCAGTATCAATCCTGCCGGATCTGCTTTGAAAGATGAAGTGATCGGTGGTACCTGCATCAAGACTTTTACGGGTTCTTTGATGCCCAAAGGTGCAGATACACTCATTCCCATTGAAAATGTGGAAGTGGATGATGACGAGATCATTATCAAAGAGGAAGTCCCCCAGGGATTTTCCGTACGTGAAGTGGGAGAGAACTATGCCAAAGGACAGAAACTCATTGAAGCGGGAACAAAGATCGATTTTCCCCAAATCGGTGTGATGGCAGGACTGAACATTGTTTCTGTCATGGTCTATGAAAAACCGACGGTCGCCGTACTCTCTACGGGCTCCGAACTGCTTGATCTGGGAGAAGTACAGACAAATGATGCCCAGATACGCTCATCGAACAACTACACTGTCGAAGCAATCGTCCGGAAATATGACGGCATACCCATGCAGCTTGGATGCATCAAGGATGACAAAGCAAGTATCCAAAAAGCTATGGCGGAAGCGCTTGAGAAGAGTGATATCGTTGTGACCACCGGCGGTGTAAGTGTAGGTGATTTTGATTTTGTTAAAGACGTGATCACCGAACTGGGTTGCGAAGTAGTGTTCAAAGGAGTACGTATCAAGCCCGGACAGCACATTGTCGTGGCACGCAAAGGGGACAAGTTTATTGTCGGGCTTCCCGGATTTGCCTACTCCTCAACGGTCACGGCACTTCTGTATGTTGTGCCTCTGATAGAAAAACTGCAGAGAGGAAAGTCTTCCCTGAAAAAAGTGAAAGCCAAACTGAAAGAGCCTTTCATCAAACGTGCCAAAAAAGCGGAGTTCACTGCCTGTAACGTCTCTTTGCTTCAGGGAGAGTATTATGTTGACTTCAAAGGAAAGAAGGTGGGTACCTCTGCCATTCTGACCAATATGCTTGGAAATGTCGCCCTGCTTGTCACTTCAGAGGATGATACCTCCAAAGGGGTAGGGGATGAAGTGGACGTGCTTCTGCTTGCATAG
- a CDS encoding MoaD/ThiS family protein produces the protein MIKVEFLGPIGKAPLEMEAATLADVAEKLKEDGTVKEWLPKCAVALNNTMVSDLNTPLKEGDKISILPPVCGG, from the coding sequence ATGATAAAAGTGGAATTTCTTGGTCCTATCGGCAAAGCACCCTTAGAGATGGAAGCAGCGACGCTTGCAGATGTTGCTGAAAAACTCAAAGAAGACGGTACGGTCAAAGAGTGGCTGCCAAAATGTGCAGTAGCACTGAACAATACGATGGTAAGTGATTTGAACACACCGCTAAAAGAGGGAGACAAGATATCTATCCTTCCGCCGGTTTGTGGAGGCTGA
- a CDS encoding SagB family peptide dehydrogenase, whose translation MTKHSYVSVRQNPNYLSWEDQPGTYKNYPGSYPKYKLDLENEEANFLFHIAGLTAKKSYPGGEYYLRINPSAGALYPNELYFQARGVEGIKDGIYHYEVSSSSLTLLHEISETEGLEPYFGYKTAMKGYLFLVSAICYRSSWKYRNRAFRYCLLDAGHLLGSVEAAALLKPHAVQMVYGIERETLNRMFGFEDREWFVSGCSVAVPLAGQEVKGIEFELPYVDGSRTFEKNPLIEEAYEATMQLQGCKKSIRAPKFTYQKERLRETIFQRRSQRGFHEGAITKGQFNFIMETLIQPVLSDCDEEVNIYVAVNRVLDMPLGLYKDGAYLKYGDFSQKAGYLCLEQYSLAAQGALVFFLTSKGENYQALYQKAGIIGHRLYIASLYLGIGCSGIGAYYDDEVNDFLENDEMVLYALAIGK comes from the coding sequence ATGACAAAGCATTCCTATGTTTCCGTGCGGCAAAACCCTAACTACCTCTCTTGGGAAGATCAGCCGGGTACCTACAAGAATTATCCTGGCAGTTATCCAAAATATAAGCTCGACCTTGAAAACGAAGAAGCGAATTTCCTTTTCCATATTGCAGGACTGACGGCAAAGAAAAGCTATCCGGGCGGTGAATACTACTTGCGTATCAATCCCTCCGCGGGCGCGCTGTATCCCAATGAACTCTATTTTCAGGCCCGTGGCGTAGAGGGGATAAAAGACGGTATCTATCATTATGAGGTCAGTTCAAGCTCTCTGACCCTGCTTCATGAGATCAGTGAAACGGAAGGGCTGGAGCCCTATTTCGGGTACAAGACGGCGATGAAAGGCTATCTTTTCCTGGTCTCGGCTATCTGTTACCGCTCTTCGTGGAAATACAGGAACAGGGCGTTCCGCTACTGCCTTTTGGATGCAGGACATCTCCTGGGGAGCGTGGAAGCGGCAGCACTGTTGAAACCCCATGCCGTACAGATGGTCTATGGTATTGAAAGAGAAACACTGAACAGGATGTTCGGTTTTGAAGATCGAGAGTGGTTTGTGTCAGGCTGCAGTGTAGCCGTACCTTTGGCCGGACAGGAGGTGAAGGGCATCGAATTCGAACTGCCCTATGTGGACGGCAGCCGTACTTTTGAGAAAAATCCTCTCATTGAAGAAGCTTATGAAGCTACGATGCAGCTTCAGGGATGCAAAAAGAGTATCAGGGCTCCAAAATTCACTTATCAGAAAGAGAGGCTGAGAGAAACGATCTTTCAGCGCAGGTCCCAGAGAGGGTTTCATGAAGGAGCCATTACCAAAGGGCAATTCAATTTCATCATGGAGACACTCATCCAGCCCGTTTTGAGCGACTGTGACGAAGAGGTGAATATCTATGTGGCCGTCAACCGTGTGCTGGATATGCCCTTGGGGCTGTACAAAGACGGAGCCTACCTGAAATACGGCGACTTCTCTCAAAAAGCCGGCTATCTGTGTCTGGAACAGTACAGTCTTGCTGCGCAGGGAGCCCTTGTATTTTTCCTGACCTCCAAAGGGGAAAACTATCAGGCACTTTACCAGAAAGCGGGTATCATTGGCCACCGGCTCTATATTGCATCACTCTACCTTGGTATCGGATGTTCCGGTATCGGTGCCTATTATGACGATGAGGTTAATGACTTTCTGGAAAATGACGAGATGGTGCTTTACGCTTTGGCGATAGGGAAGTAG
- the nhaA gene encoding Na+/H+ antiporter NhaA, whose protein sequence is MDTITSFIKKESSAGILLIIVTVLALILQNSFLSAAYTSFLHTPVEIRFGALHIAKPLLLWVNDGLMAIFFFLIGLEVKREVMEGHLSSLKQITLPGIAAVGGMIVPALIFILFNKGESFAMNGWAIPTATDIAFALGILSLLGPRVPLSLKIFLMALAIIDDLGAIVIIALFYTTDLSTLSITVAAISLAILFIMNRMDVAIKSAYIVIGIILWVSVLKSGVHATLAGVALAFMIPMESKDKKGNRFSMAKEMEHDLHYWVAFLILPLFAFVNAGVDLKGISLEAMSGPVPLGIMLGLFVGKQVGVFGFSWLAIKMGIASLPKESSWMMLYGVSVLTGIGFTMSLFVDSLAYDDTQIYHYADKLAILLGSFLSAAAGYLILRMQKNKNVES, encoded by the coding sequence ATGGACACCATTACATCATTTATAAAAAAAGAGTCTTCTGCCGGTATACTGCTGATCATTGTCACTGTTCTGGCACTCATCCTGCAAAACAGTTTTCTCAGTGCCGCCTACACCAGCTTTCTGCATACACCCGTAGAGATACGTTTTGGTGCACTTCATATAGCCAAGCCGCTTCTTTTGTGGGTCAACGATGGGCTGATGGCTATCTTTTTCTTCCTCATCGGGCTGGAGGTAAAAAGGGAGGTCATGGAGGGGCATCTCTCTTCCCTGAAACAGATCACGCTTCCAGGTATAGCTGCAGTCGGAGGAATGATCGTACCTGCACTGATTTTCATTCTTTTCAACAAAGGCGAATCATTTGCGATGAACGGATGGGCCATTCCTACAGCGACCGATATTGCTTTTGCATTGGGAATCTTATCTCTGCTGGGGCCCCGTGTGCCACTTTCGCTGAAAATCTTTCTAATGGCCCTGGCCATCATCGATGACCTGGGTGCCATTGTGATCATAGCCCTTTTTTATACGACTGACCTTTCCACGCTTTCCATTACTGTCGCAGCCATTTCCCTTGCCATACTTTTCATCATGAACCGTATGGATGTCGCGATCAAATCAGCTTACATCGTCATAGGTATTATATTGTGGGTATCGGTACTGAAATCCGGTGTACATGCCACCCTGGCGGGAGTAGCACTTGCTTTTATGATCCCTATGGAGTCCAAAGACAAAAAGGGGAATCGCTTTTCCATGGCAAAAGAGATGGAGCACGACCTGCATTACTGGGTTGCCTTCCTGATCCTTCCTCTGTTTGCCTTTGTCAATGCGGGCGTAGATCTCAAAGGGATTTCTCTCGAAGCGATGAGCGGTCCTGTTCCTCTGGGGATCATGCTGGGGCTCTTTGTCGGTAAACAGGTAGGGGTATTCGGATTCTCATGGCTGGCCATCAAAATGGGTATAGCCTCTTTGCCCAAGGAGAGCAGCTGGATGATGCTCTACGGGGTAAGTGTATTGACAGGGATCGGATTTACTATGAGTCTCTTTGTGGATTCCCTTGCCTACGATGATACACAGATATATCACTATGCCGACAAGCTGGCCATTCTACTTGGATCATTTCTTTCGGCTGCCGCAGGATACCTTATCCTGCGTATGCAAAAAAACAAAAATGTAGAGAGTTGA
- a CDS encoding thioredoxin domain-containing protein, producing the protein MKHLVLFFLLLSGVTWAKPAYTNALIHEDSPYLQQHAHNPVNWYPWGKEVFEKAGKEHKFIFLSIGYSTCHWCHEMEKESFTDETVAKLLNDDFVSIKVDREEYPQIDKKYQQLYMDYYGKRGGWPLSVFMTPEGEVFHLGTYIPKEEGYGSKGLLNMLPAFASLRQNKTALQKRIVKYRQAQAKNASRKKLTQDITKELLKKTVNDIEKEFDRENGGFASRPKFPEASKIVLLLTIYRLNSDKRAYSMADTTLRKMARSGLYDQIGGGFFRYTTDREWQSPHFEKMLYTNAELIPVYVQMYEETKDPMYKRVVQETIAQIREHFMQEDLYFSASDADSDGEEGGYFIYNYDEVKDALLKKGLSISETEEALAYLGIEEDGNVDGELSLPHITGSKEPSRLKEVKRYLKKLRKTRRFPFVDTKIITAWNAMMVKALFVASRVDSEYLDDAKKSLEKLWMLMRRDGKLYHQTLYGKAPKQKAILEDYAFLTDALIEGYERSYDERYLSWAKILCEEAVEKFYRKGIWYLSDDRVRTLADLDDRYYTSALSVMLESLLKTAALNEDLNYLAVVKKTVEMQGAVLQKSPAKAPRFTELYLLLKKGDVIIHANRQMLLDAHKEIDSIGYPFVLSKVEQSDEYLACKINTCFAHDKNITQLIEKIKKAVK; encoded by the coding sequence GTGAAACATCTGGTGTTGTTTTTTTTACTTCTTTCCGGAGTCACCTGGGCCAAACCGGCATATACCAATGCACTCATCCATGAAGATTCTCCCTATCTTCAACAGCATGCGCACAATCCTGTGAACTGGTACCCTTGGGGCAAGGAAGTGTTTGAGAAAGCCGGGAAAGAACACAAATTCATTTTTCTCTCCATCGGCTACAGTACCTGCCACTGGTGCCATGAGATGGAGAAGGAGAGCTTTACGGATGAAACGGTAGCCAAATTACTGAATGATGACTTTGTGTCCATCAAGGTGGATAGAGAAGAATACCCCCAGATAGACAAGAAGTATCAGCAGCTCTATATGGACTATTATGGTAAAAGGGGAGGGTGGCCTCTGAGTGTGTTTATGACGCCGGAAGGCGAAGTGTTCCATCTGGGGACATACATACCCAAAGAGGAAGGATACGGCTCCAAAGGATTGCTGAATATGCTGCCTGCCTTTGCCTCATTAAGGCAGAACAAAACAGCACTGCAAAAACGGATAGTCAAATATAGGCAGGCTCAGGCAAAAAATGCTTCCCGTAAAAAACTTACGCAGGATATCACAAAAGAGCTGCTCAAAAAAACGGTGAACGATATAGAAAAAGAGTTTGACAGGGAAAACGGTGGATTTGCTTCCCGTCCCAAGTTCCCGGAAGCTTCCAAGATAGTGCTGCTCCTGACCATTTACAGACTGAACAGTGACAAAAGGGCCTACAGCATGGCCGATACGACACTGAGAAAAATGGCCCGAAGCGGGCTTTACGACCAGATAGGGGGAGGATTTTTCCGCTACACGACAGACCGGGAATGGCAGAGCCCGCATTTCGAGAAAATGCTCTATACCAATGCCGAACTGATCCCGGTGTATGTGCAGATGTATGAAGAGACGAAGGACCCTATGTACAAAAGGGTCGTGCAGGAGACCATAGCGCAGATACGGGAGCACTTTATGCAAGAGGACCTCTACTTTTCCGCAAGCGATGCGGACAGTGACGGAGAAGAGGGCGGTTATTTCATTTACAATTACGACGAAGTGAAAGACGCACTTTTGAAAAAAGGATTGAGCATTTCTGAGACAGAAGAAGCGCTTGCCTATTTGGGGATAGAGGAGGATGGTAATGTGGATGGAGAACTTTCCCTCCCGCATATTACAGGAAGCAAAGAACCTTCAAGGCTCAAAGAGGTCAAACGCTACCTGAAGAAACTGCGCAAAACGAGGCGCTTCCCTTTTGTGGATACAAAGATCATTACGGCATGGAATGCGATGATGGTCAAAGCGCTTTTTGTTGCTTCCCGAGTTGATTCGGAGTATCTTGATGATGCAAAAAAGAGTTTGGAAAAACTCTGGATGCTGATGCGTCGTGACGGAAAGCTTTACCATCAGACACTTTACGGAAAAGCACCCAAACAGAAAGCAATATTGGAAGACTATGCTTTTTTGACGGATGCCCTGATAGAAGGTTATGAACGGAGTTATGACGAGCGTTATCTCTCTTGGGCAAAAATATTGTGCGAAGAGGCGGTGGAGAAGTTTTACCGAAAGGGTATCTGGTATCTTAGTGACGATCGGGTCAGAACCTTGGCCGATCTTGACGACCGGTACTATACTTCGGCACTCAGCGTAATGCTGGAGTCGCTTCTGAAGACAGCAGCATTGAACGAAGATCTGAACTATCTGGCTGTCGTAAAAAAAACCGTGGAGATGCAGGGGGCTGTACTGCAGAAGAGTCCGGCAAAAGCTCCCCGGTTTACGGAACTCTATCTTCTCCTCAAAAAAGGTGATGTTATCATCCATGCGAATAGGCAAATGTTACTTGATGCGCACAAAGAGATTGATAGTATAGGGTATCCTTTCGTTTTAAGCAAAGTTGAACAGAGTGACGAGTATCTTGCCTGCAAGATCAACACCTGTTTTGCACATGACAAGAATATAACGCAGTTGATTGAAAAGATTAAAAAGGCGGTGAAGTAG